One Streptomyces sp. B21-105 genomic region harbors:
- a CDS encoding DUF488 domain-containing protein, translating to MAHKRTVHVRRVYDTPAQTDGARVLVDRLWPRGMTKEKAHLDEWCKQVAPSAELRKWYLRNPHRFAEFSHRYQAELQDPERADALAHLLDLAEDATLTLLTATRHPETSKAEVLAALIRS from the coding sequence ATGGCACACAAGCGAACGGTGCACGTCCGCCGCGTCTACGACACACCGGCGCAGACCGACGGCGCCAGAGTGCTGGTCGACCGCCTCTGGCCCCGTGGCATGACCAAGGAGAAAGCCCACCTCGACGAGTGGTGCAAGCAGGTCGCACCCTCGGCAGAGCTGCGCAAGTGGTACCTCCGCAACCCCCATCGTTTCGCGGAGTTCAGCCACCGCTACCAGGCCGAGCTCCAAGATCCCGAACGTGCAGATGCCCTGGCGCACCTGCTTGACCTCGCCGAAGACGCCACCCTGACACTCCTCACCGCCACCAGACATCCCGAGACCAGCAAAGCCGAAGTGCTTGCCGCGCTCATCCGGAGCTGA
- a CDS encoding DUF488 domain-containing protein → MAALLDGAEVLAVVDVRTAPGSRHNPDTNRGALEQWMPRQGIAYRWEPRLGGFRRTAPDSPDTFWQNASFRGYAGYTRDPQFVAAMDELLTQAATVRTTVMCAEAVWWRCHRRIIADFAVLARGTSVLHLSRDGRLTEHRPTPGARLRDDGLLVYDQH, encoded by the coding sequence ATGGCCGCCCTCCTCGACGGCGCCGAGGTGCTGGCGGTGGTCGACGTCCGCACTGCGCCGGGAAGCCGCCACAACCCGGACACGAACCGAGGAGCGCTGGAGCAGTGGATGCCGCGTCAGGGGATCGCCTACCGGTGGGAACCCCGACTCGGGGGCTTCCGCAGGACCGCGCCGGACTCACCCGACACGTTCTGGCAGAACGCCTCCTTCCGCGGATACGCCGGGTACACACGGGACCCGCAGTTCGTGGCGGCAATGGACGAGCTGCTCACGCAGGCCGCGACGGTACGCACCACGGTCATGTGCGCGGAGGCGGTGTGGTGGCGCTGCCACCGGCGGATCATCGCCGATTTCGCGGTACTCGCGCGCGGAACCTCGGTGCTGCACCTGTCCCGTGACGGGCGGCTGACCGAACACCGGCCGACGCCTGGTGCCCGGCTGCGTGACGACGGCCTCCTGGTGTATGACCAGCACTGA
- a CDS encoding class I SAM-dependent methyltransferase, with protein MPETSVARFYDELADDYHLIYSDWDASIRRQGGALDALIGQDRTAVLDCSCGVGTQAIGLALRGHRVTGTDLSPRAAARAAREAARRSLSLRTAAADMRRLPFPDGRFDTVVCADNSLPHLLTEQDVHSALAEMRRVLRPEGLLLVSTRHYDDLLRDRPASTPPQVHRNVDCDEGEERTVTFQLWHWHDDGEHYDLEHFQLLPAGGEWRVQVRRTTYWALGRDRLAGLAAEAGFVDPEWRMPQETGFFQPLLVAHAGE; from the coding sequence ATGCCCGAGACATCGGTGGCGCGCTTCTACGACGAACTGGCTGACGACTACCATCTGATCTATTCAGACTGGGACGCGAGCATCCGTCGGCAGGGGGGCGCCCTGGACGCCCTGATCGGCCAAGATCGCACGGCGGTCCTCGACTGTTCGTGCGGCGTCGGCACGCAGGCCATCGGCCTGGCGCTGCGCGGGCACAGGGTCACCGGGACCGATCTCAGCCCCCGCGCCGCCGCCCGCGCTGCCCGTGAGGCCGCCCGCCGGAGCCTGAGCCTGCGCACGGCCGCTGCTGACATGCGACGCCTCCCGTTTCCTGATGGCCGGTTCGACACGGTCGTCTGCGCCGACAACTCGCTGCCTCACCTGCTGACTGAGCAGGATGTGCACTCCGCCCTGGCAGAGATGCGCCGTGTGCTGCGTCCCGAGGGCCTGCTGCTGGTCAGCACACGCCACTACGACGACCTGCTGCGCGACCGCCCGGCTTCGACGCCTCCTCAAGTCCACAGGAACGTCGACTGCGACGAGGGCGAAGAACGGACCGTCACCTTCCAGCTCTGGCACTGGCACGACGACGGCGAGCACTACGACCTGGAGCACTTCCAACTGCTTCCGGCGGGCGGCGAATGGCGCGTCCAGGTCCGCCGTACTACTTACTGGGCACTCGGCCGGGACCGGCTGGCCGGCCTCGCAGCCGAGGCCGGGTTTGTCGACCCCGAGTGGCGGATGCCGCAGGAGACGGGCTTTTTCCAGCCGCTGCTCGTGGCCCACGCCGGTGAGTAG
- a CDS encoding glycoside hydrolase family 15 protein, whose protein sequence is MDGYTELRNYAVIGDGRCVALIARDGSVDWLAWPDLDSPTLFAAVLDHVRGGRFLLQPEAPYTASRRYLPGTNVLETTFTTAGGTVRVTDALTIPGPRSLAPGRELVRRIEGLAGSVPMSWSVQPRFGYGTHSPRLTRRAGVPVVTFGPEAVGICAWNAGEPQPTSDAVASRFRTDVGTRSLLALPYAHREPLVLPTRADCEARLDHTVATWREWSDGRTYTGPWYEAVLRSALALKLLVFAPSGAVAAAATCSLPEELGGQRNWDYRFSWIRDSAFTLNAFLKLGCAPEATGYFWWLMHASQLTHPRLHVLYRLDGGARAPEKTLPLSGYRGSTPVRIGNAAADQLQLDTYGELMQTAWLYTAAGHRLDADIARRLAQTADFICRTWQQPDMGIWEVRSAPEHFTQSKMMCWVTLDRALDLAQRRLIPDRHAPVWRRERQAITEFIDDRCFSPRLNSYVRSAGSDELDAGLLLGLLHGYRSPDDPRMRGTVAAIQQALQDGPYLNRYLGADGVPGSEGAFLACSFWLAEALARTGRADEAAHLMDQLVPLANDVGLYSEEIDPTTGEFLGNLPQGLSHLALISAACAIGQGTR, encoded by the coding sequence GTGGACGGATACACGGAACTGCGGAACTATGCGGTGATCGGGGACGGCCGCTGCGTCGCGCTCATCGCCCGGGACGGCTCGGTGGACTGGCTGGCCTGGCCGGACCTTGACTCGCCGACCCTGTTCGCCGCCGTGCTCGACCACGTCCGAGGAGGACGGTTCCTCCTGCAGCCGGAGGCGCCCTACACCGCCTCCCGCCGTTACCTGCCTGGCACCAACGTGCTGGAGACGACGTTCACCACCGCGGGCGGCACGGTTCGGGTGACCGATGCACTAACTATTCCCGGCCCCCGCTCCCTGGCGCCTGGCCGGGAGCTGGTCCGGCGGATCGAGGGCCTGGCGGGCAGCGTCCCCATGAGCTGGAGTGTCCAGCCGCGCTTCGGCTACGGCACGCACTCCCCCCGGCTGACGCGTCGCGCAGGAGTTCCCGTCGTCACCTTCGGTCCTGAGGCGGTCGGGATCTGTGCCTGGAATGCGGGGGAGCCGCAGCCCACCTCCGACGCCGTCGCATCCCGCTTCCGTACCGACGTGGGCACCCGGTCCCTGCTCGCGCTGCCGTACGCACACCGGGAACCGCTGGTGCTCCCCACGCGCGCCGACTGCGAGGCCCGGCTGGACCACACCGTCGCCACCTGGAGGGAGTGGAGTGACGGCCGCACCTACACGGGGCCCTGGTACGAGGCGGTGCTGCGCAGCGCCCTCGCTCTCAAGCTGCTGGTCTTCGCCCCCTCCGGCGCAGTCGCCGCCGCGGCGACTTGCTCATTGCCCGAGGAGCTCGGTGGGCAACGCAACTGGGACTACCGCTTCAGCTGGATCCGCGACTCCGCTTTCACGCTGAACGCCTTCCTCAAGCTGGGCTGCGCACCGGAAGCGACCGGCTACTTCTGGTGGCTCATGCACGCTTCCCAGCTCACCCATCCCCGCCTGCACGTCCTGTACCGACTCGACGGCGGCGCCCGCGCACCCGAGAAGACCCTTCCCCTGTCGGGCTACCGCGGCTCGACGCCCGTACGCATCGGCAACGCCGCCGCCGACCAGCTCCAACTGGACACCTACGGGGAGTTGATGCAGACCGCGTGGCTGTACACCGCCGCGGGCCATCGGCTCGACGCCGACATCGCCCGCCGACTGGCCCAGACCGCCGACTTCATCTGCAGAACCTGGCAGCAGCCCGACATGGGCATCTGGGAGGTCCGCAGCGCTCCCGAGCACTTCACCCAGTCCAAGATGATGTGCTGGGTCACCCTCGACCGCGCCCTCGACCTCGCACAGCGGCGACTGATCCCCGACCGGCACGCACCCGTCTGGCGGCGCGAACGGCAGGCCATCACCGAATTCATCGACGACCGCTGCTTCAGCCCGCGGCTGAACAGCTACGTGCGCTCCGCCGGCAGCGACGAACTGGACGCCGGCCTCCTACTCGGGCTGCTCCACGGCTACCGGTCGCCCGACGACCCCCGCATGCGCGGCACCGTCGCCGCCATCCAGCAGGCATTGCAGGACGGCCCGTATCTCAACCGCTACCTCGGCGCCGACGGAGTTCCCGGCAGCGAGGGCGCGTTCCTCGCCTGCTCCTTCTGGCTCGCCGAAGCCCTCGCCCGAACCGGCCGCGCCGACGAAGCCGCCCACCTCATGGACCAACTAGTGCCCCTCGCCAACGACGTCGGCCTCTACAGCGAGGAGATCGACCCCACCACCGGCGAATTCCTCGGCAATCTGCCCCAGGGCCTGTCCCACCTCGCCCTGATCAGCGCCGCCTGCGCGATCGGGCAGGGCACACGGTGA
- a CDS encoding cupin domain-containing protein, with product MQKISLDAQAREQLERAASTSSGRSATTVYGGHEHTLRQTVLALTAGTSLAEHESPGEATLLVLRGRVRLTSGETTWEGRSGDLIVIPPARHALQAIDDAAVLLTVAKPG from the coding sequence ATGCAGAAGATCTCCCTGGACGCCCAGGCCCGCGAGCAACTGGAACGGGCCGCCTCCACCTCCAGCGGGCGCAGCGCAACCACCGTCTACGGCGGCCACGAGCACACCCTGCGCCAGACCGTCCTCGCCCTGACCGCCGGAACGTCGCTGGCCGAGCACGAGAGCCCCGGAGAGGCAACCCTGCTCGTGCTGCGCGGACGCGTGCGGCTCACCAGCGGCGAGACCACCTGGGAGGGGCGCAGCGGCGACCTGATCGTCATCCCCCCAGCCCGCCACGCCCTCCAGGCGATCGACGACGCAGCCGTGCTTCTCACCGTCGCCAAACCCGGCTGA
- a CDS encoding glycosyl hydrolase family 65 protein: MPYAEAGQDALSFAPRLPEQISRLVFAVQFRQRCVRVDISHQQATYTLLAGTELEVHHHGSPLKVTRDVPCSGPIPAVPDLPEPQQPPGRGPAHRRWTGRNE, encoded by the coding sequence CTGCCGTACGCGGAGGCCGGACAAGACGCACTGTCCTTCGCCCCGCGACTGCCCGAGCAGATCAGTCGGCTGGTTTTCGCCGTGCAGTTCCGCCAGCGCTGCGTGCGCGTGGACATCTCCCATCAACAGGCCACGTACACCTTGCTGGCGGGCACCGAACTCGAAGTACACCACCATGGCAGCCCGTTGAAGGTGACCAGGGACGTCCCTTGCAGCGGGCCGATACCCGCTGTCCCTGACCTGCCTGAACCGCAGCAGCCGCCCGGCCGTGGTCCAGCCCACCGCAGATGGACGGGGCGCAACGAGTGA
- a CDS encoding DUF2231 domain-containing protein has translation MYSKITIASHPVHPMLVGFPIACYTGTLVGFAVYAANGQQFWLNLAIALNIAGVGTALLAALPGMADLAFGIPRRSAAKTVGIAHGGLNVAALCLFGASLAIYATHWDSPANGVTAGLALSAAGLACTLGAGFLGWTLVQDYHVGIRLTPLQESDEQAVQNAELIHLHRGSHVA, from the coding sequence ATGTACAGCAAGATCACCATCGCCAGCCACCCTGTTCACCCGATGCTCGTCGGTTTCCCCATCGCCTGCTACACCGGCACGCTGGTGGGTTTCGCCGTCTATGCGGCCAATGGGCAGCAGTTCTGGCTCAACCTGGCCATCGCCCTCAACATCGCTGGGGTCGGCACGGCACTGCTGGCAGCCCTGCCCGGCATGGCCGATCTGGCGTTCGGCATTCCCCGCCGTTCGGCGGCCAAGACCGTCGGCATTGCCCATGGCGGTCTCAATGTCGCGGCGCTGTGCCTCTTCGGTGCGAGCCTTGCCATCTACGCCACCCATTGGGACAGCCCGGCCAACGGCGTCACTGCTGGACTGGCCCTGTCCGCTGCCGGGCTCGCCTGCACGCTCGGGGCTGGCTTCCTGGGCTGGACGCTGGTCCAGGACTACCACGTCGGCATCCGGCTCACACCCCTCCAGGAAAGCGATGAACAGGCGGTGCAGAACGCCGAACTGATCCACCTGCATCGTGGCTCCCACGTGGCGTGA
- a CDS encoding 2-oxo acid dehydrogenase subunit E2 has product MHIGIAVALEDGLTVPVVHDADRKTLTQIAREAHALADNARAGRLALQDLSGGTFTISNLGPYGVDHVAAVINPPEAAILAVGAAQTQPVIRDGELAVGTTMALTLSIDHGVLDGATAAAFLAGLKTLLEHPLGIVL; this is encoded by the coding sequence ATCCACATCGGCATCGCCGTCGCCCTCGAAGACGGACTGACCGTGCCCGTAGTACACGACGCCGACCGCAAGACCCTGACCCAGATCGCCCGCGAGGCCCACGCCCTGGCCGACAACGCCCGCGCCGGCCGCCTGGCCTTGCAGGACCTCAGTGGCGGCACCTTCACCATCAGCAACCTGGGCCCCTACGGCGTCGACCACGTCGCCGCCGTCATCAACCCGCCCGAGGCCGCGATCCTCGCCGTCGGCGCCGCGCAGACCCAGCCCGTCATCCGCGACGGTGAACTCGCTGTCGGCACCACCATGGCGCTGACCTTGTCCATCGACCACGGCGTCCTGGACGGCGCTACCGCCGCCGCCTTCCTTGCCGGCCTCAAAACGCTCCTCGAACACCCCCTGGGCATCGTGCTGTAG
- a CDS encoding alpha/beta fold hydrolase, producing MTAADAVPIVFVHGTRFSAGQWSMQLAALRDEFPVIAVDLPGHGERSAQHWSLSTATEIIASAVDSLNRGPALVVGHSLGGYASLEFARRRPEQLRGLILAGASASTRGLRAAPYRWVARLVPRMPADRLARWNDRLLRRLYPREVVEATIRAGYAFHTLPAAWDEVLGRFDAGAMRFVKAPVLILNGEKDAVFRAGEADFARAHPHARVELIPRARHLANFDDPDAFTDAVRRFAGQLPAVS from the coding sequence ATGACAGCAGCGGATGCGGTGCCCATAGTCTTCGTTCACGGGACACGCTTCAGCGCGGGACAGTGGAGCATGCAGCTTGCCGCGCTCCGGGACGAATTCCCGGTAATCGCCGTCGACCTGCCTGGCCACGGAGAACGCTCGGCTCAGCACTGGAGCCTGAGCACTGCGACGGAGATCATCGCTTCCGCGGTGGACTCGCTCAACCGCGGGCCGGCTCTGGTCGTCGGGCACTCGCTCGGCGGATATGCCTCGCTGGAGTTCGCGCGGCGCCGTCCGGAACAACTGCGCGGGCTCATCCTTGCGGGAGCCAGCGCCTCCACCCGCGGCCTGCGGGCAGCGCCCTACCGGTGGGTCGCCAGGCTGGTCCCTCGCATGCCGGCGGATCGCCTGGCCCGGTGGAACGACCGGTTGCTACGACGGCTCTACCCACGGGAAGTGGTGGAGGCGACCATCCGTGCCGGCTACGCCTTCCATACCTTGCCAGCGGCCTGGGACGAAGTGCTCGGACGCTTCGACGCGGGTGCGATGCGTTTCGTGAAGGCTCCGGTCCTCATCCTGAACGGCGAGAAGGACGCCGTCTTCCGCGCCGGGGAGGCGGACTTCGCCCGCGCGCATCCGCACGCTCGCGTCGAATTGATCCCGCGGGCACGACACCTCGCGAACTTCGACGACCCCGATGCCTTCACTGATGCCGTCCGCCGCTTCGCCGGCCAACTCCCTGCCGTCAGCTGA
- a CDS encoding NAD(P)/FAD-dependent oxidoreductase — protein sequence MSANDACVIVGASLAGAKAAQALRDEGFDGPLVLIGDESERPYERPPLSKGYLTGKDARAQIYVHPPQWYAEHDVDLRLGIAVTAVDPGAREVTLADGSRVGYGKLLLTTGSSPRRLPVPGADLERVLYLRRVEDSDRIKEAFQSASRAVVIGAGWIGLEATAAARIAGVEVTVLEMAELPLLRVLGREVAQVFADLHRDHGVDLRFGVQVAEITGNGGAADGVRLSDGTRIEADVVIVGVGIMPNIGLAQEAGLEVDNGIRVDERLRTSYPDVYAAGDVANAFHPLLGKHIRVEHWANALHQPQTAARAMLGRQDAVYDRVPYFFTDQYDLGMEYAGYVEPGGYDQVVFRGDVAGRAFLAFWLADNRVLAAMNVNIWDVNDQLQALVRTAQPVDTSMLTDPQVPLESLLPSVEHR from the coding sequence ATGTCCGCGAACGACGCGTGTGTGATCGTCGGGGCCAGCCTGGCCGGGGCCAAGGCCGCGCAGGCCCTGCGTGATGAGGGCTTCGACGGCCCGCTGGTTCTGATCGGCGACGAAAGCGAACGGCCCTACGAGCGGCCGCCGCTGTCCAAGGGCTACCTGACGGGTAAGGACGCGCGGGCGCAGATCTACGTCCATCCGCCGCAGTGGTACGCCGAACACGACGTGGACCTGCGGCTCGGCATCGCGGTCACCGCCGTCGACCCGGGCGCGCGCGAGGTGACGCTCGCGGACGGCAGCCGGGTGGGCTACGGCAAGCTGCTGCTGACCACCGGATCCTCGCCGCGCCGCCTGCCTGTCCCGGGTGCGGACCTGGAGCGGGTGCTGTATTTGCGGCGGGTCGAGGACAGCGACCGGATCAAGGAGGCGTTCCAGTCCGCCTCACGGGCGGTGGTCATCGGTGCGGGATGGATCGGGCTGGAGGCCACTGCTGCCGCTCGCATCGCCGGTGTGGAGGTCACCGTGCTGGAGATGGCCGAGCTGCCGCTGCTGCGGGTCCTCGGCCGCGAGGTCGCGCAGGTTTTCGCGGACCTGCACCGCGATCACGGTGTGGATCTTCGGTTCGGCGTTCAGGTCGCCGAGATCACCGGCAACGGCGGCGCGGCGGACGGGGTGCGGCTGTCCGACGGCACCCGCATCGAAGCCGATGTGGTCATCGTCGGGGTCGGCATCATGCCGAACATCGGGCTGGCGCAGGAGGCGGGCCTGGAGGTCGACAACGGCATCCGCGTCGATGAGCGGCTGCGTACCTCCTACCCGGACGTCTACGCGGCCGGTGACGTGGCCAACGCCTTCCACCCGCTGCTGGGCAAGCACATCCGCGTCGAGCACTGGGCCAACGCGCTGCACCAGCCGCAGACCGCGGCCAGGGCAATGCTCGGCCGGCAGGACGCGGTGTACGACCGCGTCCCTTACTTCTTCACCGACCAGTACGACCTGGGCATGGAGTACGCCGGGTACGTCGAGCCCGGCGGATACGACCAGGTCGTCTTCCGCGGTGACGTGGCCGGACGCGCGTTCCTCGCCTTCTGGCTCGCAGACAACCGGGTGCTCGCAGCCATGAACGTCAATATTTGGGACGTCAACGACCAGCTCCAGGCCCTCGTCCGCACCGCCCAGCCCGTCGACACAAGCATGCTCACCGACCCACAGGTGCCTCTCGAGTCTCTCCTCCCCAGCGTCGAGCACCGGTGA
- a CDS encoding universal stress protein has translation MTDTPAPVPAGPIVVGTDGSPHARHAVLFALREAQLRGAGLRAVCAYDYTPARYTGYGWMAVPEGATTLYEQLHDVARQAVTETVHELQQQLGGPHVEVEIIAEAGRPAQVLLDASKDASLLVVGTRGSGAWGRLTLGSTSTEVVHHAHLPVVVVPADSRGASS, from the coding sequence ATGACCGACACTCCCGCGCCTGTCCCGGCTGGTCCGATCGTGGTCGGCACGGACGGCTCCCCGCACGCCCGGCACGCCGTGCTCTTCGCTCTGCGCGAGGCACAGCTGCGCGGCGCCGGTCTGCGGGCGGTCTGTGCCTACGACTACACCCCCGCTCGTTACACCGGCTACGGATGGATGGCCGTGCCGGAGGGTGCCACCACCCTTTACGAACAGCTCCACGATGTCGCCCGGCAGGCGGTGACCGAGACGGTCCACGAACTACAGCAGCAGCTTGGCGGACCTCACGTGGAGGTGGAGATCATCGCCGAGGCGGGACGCCCGGCGCAGGTCCTGCTGGACGCGAGCAAGGACGCCTCTCTGCTGGTGGTCGGCACCCGCGGTTCGGGCGCCTGGGGGCGCCTCACACTCGGATCGACCAGCACCGAGGTCGTGCACCACGCTCACCTGCCCGTCGTCGTCGTTCCGGCCGACTCCCGCGGCGCCTCCTCCTGA
- the tal gene encoding transaldolase, with the protein MNPLNALSDAGVSIWLDDLSRERLVSGSLADLVARDRVVGVTTNPTIFAKAITSGDAYDAQIRDLAARGVGVGEALRSLTTTDVRWACDVLRPVYDATDGVDGRVSIEVDPRLAHDTAATIAEARALWWLVDRPNLFVKIPAARQGLPAIAACLAEGISINVTLIFSLARYDEVMDAFLDGMERARDAGRELSGIGSVASFFVSRVDAEADARLDKTGTAQAVELRGRLAIANARLAYQHYERVLSSPRWQALRGAGAHPQRPLWASTSVKDPAYPDTRYVTELVAPGVVNTMPEATLRAVADHGRVPADSVRAHYDDAERVLTGLRTVGVDYGDLVQTLEDEGVSKFDASWEQLSEQLAETLRSRPAAREGN; encoded by the coding sequence ATGAATCCCTTGAACGCACTGAGCGATGCCGGCGTGTCGATCTGGCTGGACGATCTCAGCCGGGAGCGGCTGGTGTCCGGGAGCCTCGCGGACCTGGTCGCGCGGGACCGGGTGGTGGGGGTGACCACCAATCCGACGATCTTCGCCAAGGCCATCACGAGCGGTGACGCGTACGACGCGCAGATCCGTGACCTGGCCGCCCGCGGAGTCGGGGTCGGTGAGGCGCTGCGGTCGCTGACCACCACCGACGTCCGGTGGGCCTGCGATGTGCTGCGCCCGGTCTACGACGCGACGGACGGTGTCGACGGGAGGGTCTCCATCGAGGTCGATCCCCGACTCGCGCACGACACGGCGGCGACGATCGCAGAGGCGCGGGCGCTGTGGTGGCTGGTCGACCGGCCCAACCTGTTCGTGAAGATCCCGGCTGCCCGGCAGGGCCTGCCGGCGATCGCCGCGTGCCTGGCCGAGGGAATCAGCATCAATGTCACGCTGATCTTCTCTCTAGCCCGCTATGACGAGGTCATGGACGCCTTCCTTGACGGGATGGAACGCGCCCGCGATGCGGGCCGCGAGCTGTCCGGCATCGGTTCGGTGGCTTCGTTCTTCGTCTCCCGCGTCGACGCTGAGGCAGACGCACGCCTGGACAAGACCGGCACCGCGCAGGCTGTCGAGCTGCGCGGCCGTTTGGCGATCGCCAACGCGCGGCTGGCTTACCAGCACTACGAGCGGGTTCTCTCCTCACCCCGCTGGCAAGCCCTTCGGGGGGCGGGAGCCCATCCGCAGCGTCCGCTGTGGGCTTCGACCTCCGTCAAGGATCCCGCCTACCCCGACACCCGCTACGTGACCGAACTGGTCGCACCCGGCGTGGTCAACACCATGCCGGAGGCCACCTTGCGCGCGGTCGCCGACCACGGCCGAGTACCGGCCGACTCGGTCCGCGCCCACTACGACGACGCTGAGCGGGTTCTCACTGGGTTGCGGACCGTCGGCGTGGACTATGGCGACCTCGTGCAGACCCTTGAGGACGAGGGCGTGTCGAAGTTCGACGCCAGCTGGGAGCAGCTCTCCGAGCAACTCGCCGAAACGTTGCGGAGCCGTCCCGCAGCCCGGGAAGGGAACTGA
- a CDS encoding VOC family protein, protein MAYPHEAASSGPQPAHLAPDSEPTGSGPDARGPRLASVVVFVHDHDASADFYGELLNMKVTVRTATAALLVSRNGFQVYLRAVGSHAIHPTGHVGAHYVIWTADGPDDFQRCERVLRARSDRVDTREAEGFTLIEGRDPSGLPVLVAYPGPDEVARLEIISRYYV, encoded by the coding sequence ATGGCCTACCCACATGAAGCGGCGTCCTCCGGCCCGCAGCCTGCGCATCTTGCACCGGATTCGGAGCCGACGGGTAGCGGACCGGACGCGCGCGGACCCCGGCTGGCCTCGGTCGTGGTGTTCGTTCACGACCACGACGCATCGGCGGACTTCTACGGGGAGCTGCTGAACATGAAGGTCACCGTACGCACCGCGACTGCCGCACTACTCGTGAGCCGCAACGGCTTCCAGGTGTACCTGCGCGCCGTGGGCTCGCACGCCATCCACCCGACGGGCCACGTCGGCGCGCACTACGTGATCTGGACGGCTGACGGCCCCGACGACTTCCAGCGGTGCGAGCGCGTACTCAGAGCCCGCTCCGACCGTGTCGACACCAGGGAAGCTGAAGGCTTCACCCTCATCGAGGGCCGGGATCCCAGCGGTCTGCCGGTCCTCGTGGCATATCCGGGACCTGACGAAGTTGCACGGCTCGAGATCATCTCTCGCTACTACGTGTGA
- a CDS encoding 2-oxo acid dehydrogenase subunit E2 translates to MWWQAAWELPWAYGWPAPAVDPTFDRTTGEQGLVNQVHQVLGESGAAEVRKRLVKGNPVEVLLGEAEGAKALVVGSRGMHFYLTTVTEPLLAFRADINAQLGEPGPRISVTDLLVKACATALRTHPQANSSRDSTRRPTPPGTAPASCATAASTSASPSPSKTD, encoded by the coding sequence ATGTGGTGGCAGGCTGCCTGGGAGCTGCCGTGGGCGTACGGGTGGCCCGCGCCCGCGGTGGATCCCACGTTCGACCGAACGACCGGGGAGCAGGGCCTCGTCAACCAGGTGCACCAGGTTCTCGGCGAGTCGGGCGCCGCCGAGGTGCGAAAGCGTCTGGTCAAGGGCAATCCCGTCGAGGTGCTGCTCGGTGAGGCGGAAGGGGCCAAGGCCCTCGTGGTGGGCAGCCGGGGCATGCACTTCTACCTGACCACCGTCACCGAGCCGCTGCTCGCCTTCCGCGCCGACATCAACGCGCAACTCGGCGAACCCGGCCCCCGCATCAGCGTCACCGACCTGCTCGTCAAAGCCTGCGCGACAGCTCTTCGCACCCACCCGCAGGCCAACTCCTCCCGGGACAGCACCCGCAGGCCAACTCCTCCCGGGACAGCACCCGCATCCTGCGCCACCGCCGCATCCACATCGGCATCGCCGTCGCCCTCGAAGACGGACTGA